Proteins encoded in a region of the Magallana gigas chromosome 8, xbMagGiga1.1, whole genome shotgun sequence genome:
- the LOC136270612 gene encoding uncharacterized protein: MSGAKDLLAGAHTAAERMEIFDPVVEELFHVEQDYLEKLFKRFFSPKTSRQEGSLAFFKCQLRRTNVNGQVKGGFQAHSDFLHTVGEALLIQLCMKKFSMDSLESEPVIPNLDLPENIRNTHVKTRKPLFWKVVQEVVNEIFMEFHNPGCLPPVHLDFEDTSVIIPREQLCKNGYVDLKMSTGEVYRVFNSHETTDDLQNYSIQLLMWYIHFCEFQDGIREGDPFRTNINLKRMIPFFYSHSVRSKYAVECIDYILKTEVMLPKLSAMRVRLGSFVNPHGKKGEISQLTCNKKITFLFLKMS, from the exons ATGAGTGGGGCTAAAGATCTCCTTGCTGGGGCTCACACTGCAGCTGAAAGAATGGAAATATTTGATCCTGTTGTAGAAGAACTCTTCCATGTCGAACAGGATTATCTTGAG AAATTGTTCAAACGATTCTTTTCACCAAAGACTTCACGACAGGAAGGAAGTTTGGCTTTCTTTAAATGTCAGCTGAGGAGGACCAACGTAAATGGTCAAGTAAAAGGAGGGTTCCAG GCACACAGCGACTTTCTACACACAGTTGGTGAAGCCTTACTTATTCAGCTATGTATGAAGAAATTTTCAATGGACAGCTTAGAGAGTGAGCCTGTCATTCCAAATTTAGACCTGCCAGAAAACATCCGAAACACTCACGTTAAAACAAGAAAACCTCTCTTTTGGAAGGTTGTTCAAGAAGTTGTGAATGAAATATTCATGGAATTTCATAACCCAGGATGTTTGCCTCCTGTGCACTTGGATTTTGAGGATACTTCTGTGATTATTCCCAGAGAACAACTCTGCAAAAATGGCTATGTAGACCTGAAAATGTCAACTGGTGAAGTTTACAGAGTATTTAATTCACATGAAACCACAGATGACTTGCAGAACTACTCCATACAATTACTTATGTGGTATATccatttttgtgaatttcaaGATGGGATACGAGAAGGGGACCCTTTCAGAACCAACATTAACTTAAAAAGAATGATTCCCTTCTTTTACAGTCATTCCGTTCGGTCCAAGTATGCAGTTGAGTGTATAGATTATATCCTCAAAACAGAAGTCATGCTGCCAAAACTCTCAGCTATGAGAGTTAGACTTGGTAGTTTCGTTAACCCACATGGAAAGAAGGGGGAAATAAGCCAGCTGACATGCAACAAGAAAATAACATTCTTGTTCTTAAAGATGTCATAA